In Sphingobacterium sp. PCS056, the following proteins share a genomic window:
- a CDS encoding FecR family protein — protein MKSQQEIKEIIARINQGTASKDEIRQFQLWYNSFDDSQTEVDSDVPLVELQQKHWENINNRIAPVKMKQIQWLWKVAAAIVLFSAAVAWIWLNQQSDVDKPIFRSAVLITDDTGQSEEISGDLKDFLDTANYVDLRNYKSLSSLATGKGEFTKAILPDGTKVTLNVGSKISLSPDYASSSQRTISLEGEAYFEVTTIPGRSFVVTTSDQQIKVLGTKFNVKAYADLEKTITTLHEGKIELTNGRQSLILKPNDMVLNTDGSFIREKLTRSDKEAWRNLDFEFDNESIKSVLDQLSSWYGFEVVYQTSIPNQHISGKIANGSKTADVLEIMKNLTNGNFQLKGNLLYVTFANN, from the coding sequence ATGAAATCGCAACAAGAAATAAAAGAAATTATTGCCCGTATCAACCAGGGTACGGCTTCTAAGGATGAGATCCGCCAATTTCAGCTTTGGTATAATAGTTTTGACGATAGTCAGACCGAGGTTGATAGCGATGTCCCTCTTGTTGAACTCCAACAGAAACATTGGGAAAATATAAACAATCGTATCGCTCCAGTGAAGATGAAGCAGATACAATGGTTATGGAAAGTCGCAGCAGCCATCGTGCTTTTTTCAGCAGCTGTTGCTTGGATATGGTTAAACCAACAATCTGACGTCGATAAACCGATATTTAGGTCAGCAGTTCTAATAACAGATGATACAGGTCAGAGCGAAGAGATCAGTGGCGACCTAAAGGATTTTCTTGATACAGCAAATTATGTGGATCTGAGGAACTATAAATCGTTGAGCTCATTAGCAACAGGTAAAGGTGAATTTACAAAAGCCATTCTTCCTGATGGCACCAAAGTAACTTTAAATGTGGGATCTAAAATTTCTCTATCCCCAGATTATGCTAGTTCTTCCCAAAGGACAATCTCCTTGGAAGGCGAGGCTTATTTTGAAGTAACGACCATTCCGGGACGGAGCTTTGTGGTCACAACTTCAGATCAGCAAATAAAAGTTCTCGGAACAAAATTCAATGTAAAAGCATATGCCGACCTTGAAAAAACAATAACCACACTGCATGAGGGTAAAATCGAATTGACCAATGGTCGTCAAAGCTTGATTTTAAAACCAAATGACATGGTGCTCAATACAGATGGCTCCTTCATTCGCGAAAAACTAACCAGATCGGATAAGGAGGCTTGGCGCAATCTAGATTTTGAATTTGATAATGAATCTATTAAATCAGTCCTAGACCAGTTGAGCAGTTGGTATGGTTTTGAGGTTGTATATCAGACATCTATACCTAATCAGCATATTTCCGGTAAAATAGCAAATGGTTCCAAAACCGCCGATGTGCTTGAGATCATGAAAAACCTAACGAATGGAAATTTCCAGCTTAAAGGAAATCTTCTGTATGTAACTTTTGCAAATAATTAA
- a CDS encoding RNA polymerase sigma-70 factor, which translates to MKNNYSSLDNLTLQKLIRAGDQEAFKIIYERYWDKIFVICNNRLPQTDIAEDILQDIFVSLWKNPKLDEIQNLEAYLFQATKFSIIKYLNRSSRVEYIDHTSYGLLDRIEELNLDDALNSKELQQLIFQEIERLPEKTKIIFNYSRIDNLNSKEIAEKLNISPRTVENQISKSLKHLRIFINNLKSLLFF; encoded by the coding sequence ATGAAAAACAACTATAGCTCACTCGATAATTTAACTTTACAAAAGTTGATCCGAGCTGGAGACCAAGAAGCATTTAAGATCATTTATGAAAGGTATTGGGATAAGATATTTGTAATCTGTAATAACAGGCTTCCACAGACAGATATTGCGGAAGATATTTTACAGGATATCTTTGTTTCTCTTTGGAAAAACCCCAAACTTGACGAAATTCAAAATCTTGAAGCCTATTTGTTTCAGGCAACTAAATTCTCTATTATCAAATATTTAAACCGATCTTCTCGAGTTGAATATATTGATCATACCTCCTATGGTCTGTTGGATCGGATAGAAGAACTTAATTTGGATGATGCCTTGAATTCAAAAGAACTTCAGCAACTTATTTTTCAGGAGATAGAACGACTACCGGAGAAGACCAAAATTATCTTTAATTATTCTCGAATCGACAATCTCAATAGTAAGGAAATCGCTGAAAAATTGAATATTTCACCTCGTACTGTTGAAAATCAAATAAGTAAAAGTCTAAAACATTTGAGGATTTTTATAAATAATTTGAAATCTTTATTATTTTTTTAA
- a CDS encoding 5-oxoprolinase gives MSTPNLYQHLLEKFSYYTINELIQLNNDTVSEKGWGSSKSTFRTALISTFSKRGLDLSNIISREDGFTSVKYVAVRLEKNTLVPIVQ, from the coding sequence ATGTCAACACCAAATCTTTATCAACACTTACTGGAAAAATTCAGTTATTACACCATCAATGAACTGATACAACTCAACAATGATACGGTATCGGAAAAAGGCTGGGGTTCCTCCAAATCCACATTTCGCACGGCTCTCATCAGTACTTTTTCTAAAAGAGGTTTAGACCTTTCCAACATTATTTCAAGAGAAGATGGTTTTACCTCCGTCAAGTATGTAGCAGTTCGATTAGAAAAAAACACGCTTGTTCCAATTGTTCAGTAG
- a CDS encoding alpha/beta hydrolase family protein — protein MKKKSLITLSVLLCASATMAQEKKETKLTVNMETPTKTPLDPQTLWKLGRVSAEGISPDGKTLVYGVSNYAVETNSSEKNLYTLSLETGNATPLTSEKGGESVVQITENGDIIYLFKGQLWKKNRYKGEAVQLTNSDTELENVKLSPNGQYILFSKAVLIKKYHSTDKYQDLPKSDAYVFDNLDYRHWDTFNNGKFNHPFVASYNNGKIGEAIDLLQDEPFYSPQMPFGGSEDFEWTPDSKAILYVSKKKFGTDYAVSTNTDIYRYDLATKQTTNLTEGMLGYDTNPTYSPDGNKLTWLSMKTDGYEADKNDIIVFDKASSQRLNLTAHWDGTVNSFTWSKDNRKIYFVAPAKGTVQLFELIVPTNFKNKSLASIKQISEGNFDITGIIGQVDNQLIVTSTKFTRATEVYRYDLKSKKLTPLTTVNDKMYAQISDNKIESRITKASDGQDLFSWVIYPPDFDPTKKYPTILYCEGGPQSALTQFYSFRWNLQLIASQGYIVIAPNRRGMPGWGVKWNEAISKDWGGQPIRDYLSAIDDISKENYVDTTRRAAIGASYGGYSVYMLAGVHENRFKTLIAHNGLFDMRSWYGTTEEMFFANHELGGPYWDKANEKSYTTFNPSEYIEKWNTPILIFQGGHDYRVPIGQGLGAFQAAQLKKIKSRLVYLPDENHWVLSGHNAQVWQREFFGWLKETL, from the coding sequence ATGAAAAAAAAATCTTTAATAACGCTTTCTGTATTACTATGTGCTTCGGCAACTATGGCGCAAGAAAAGAAAGAAACCAAACTGACTGTAAATATGGAAACACCAACAAAAACTCCATTAGACCCGCAAACATTATGGAAGTTAGGACGTGTTTCTGCCGAAGGAATTTCACCTGATGGAAAAACACTGGTATATGGTGTCTCAAATTATGCTGTGGAGACCAACAGCTCAGAGAAAAACTTATACACCTTATCATTGGAAACAGGCAACGCTACTCCCCTAACTAGTGAAAAGGGCGGTGAGTCTGTGGTGCAGATAACAGAAAATGGTGATATCATTTATTTGTTCAAAGGACAGCTTTGGAAAAAGAACAGATATAAGGGTGAAGCTGTACAATTGACAAATAGCGATACTGAATTAGAAAATGTCAAGTTATCTCCAAATGGTCAATACATATTATTCAGCAAAGCTGTTTTAATCAAAAAGTATCACAGTACAGATAAATATCAGGATTTACCAAAGTCCGATGCCTATGTATTCGACAATCTGGACTACCGTCATTGGGATACTTTTAATAATGGAAAATTTAACCATCCATTCGTTGCTTCCTATAATAATGGAAAAATTGGTGAAGCAATTGATCTGTTACAAGACGAGCCATTTTACAGTCCTCAAATGCCATTTGGCGGATCGGAAGATTTTGAATGGACGCCCGATAGTAAAGCGATTTTATATGTGAGCAAGAAAAAATTTGGTACAGACTATGCCGTAAGTACCAATACGGATATCTACCGTTATGATCTTGCCACCAAGCAAACAACCAATCTAACTGAAGGAATGCTTGGATACGACACCAATCCAACTTACAGTCCGGATGGAAACAAGTTGACTTGGTTGAGCATGAAAACGGATGGTTACGAAGCGGATAAAAATGATATCATTGTGTTTGACAAAGCATCTTCTCAACGACTAAATCTAACCGCGCATTGGGATGGTACCGTAAACTCTTTTACCTGGAGTAAGGACAATCGCAAAATTTATTTTGTAGCACCTGCTAAAGGAACGGTACAACTATTTGAATTAATTGTTCCTACTAATTTTAAGAACAAATCCTTAGCGTCCATCAAACAGATCTCTGAAGGAAATTTTGATATTACAGGAATTATTGGACAGGTCGATAATCAGTTAATTGTAACTTCAACAAAATTTACAAGAGCTACAGAAGTGTATCGCTATGACTTAAAGAGTAAAAAGTTAACTCCATTGACCACTGTCAATGATAAGATGTATGCGCAGATCAGTGATAATAAGATTGAATCGAGAATTACAAAAGCTTCTGACGGGCAAGATCTTTTTTCTTGGGTCATATACCCTCCTGATTTTGATCCAACAAAAAAATACCCAACGATCTTGTACTGTGAAGGCGGGCCACAATCGGCTTTAACACAATTTTATTCATTCCGTTGGAATTTACAGCTTATCGCATCTCAAGGATATATTGTCATCGCCCCCAATCGTCGCGGTATGCCGGGATGGGGTGTGAAATGGAATGAGGCGATCTCCAAAGATTGGGGTGGACAGCCGATTCGTGATTACTTATCTGCGATTGATGATATATCGAAAGAAAATTACGTAGATACTACGCGCCGCGCTGCTATTGGTGCTAGCTATGGCGGATATTCTGTTTATATGCTCGCTGGTGTACATGAAAATAGGTTTAAAACATTGATCGCGCATAACGGCTTGTTTGACATGAGAAGCTGGTACGGTACGACAGAGGAAATGTTTTTTGCTAACCATGAACTGGGCGGCCCATACTGGGATAAAGCAAATGAAAAATCGTACACCACATTCAATCCATCCGAATATATCGAGAAATGGAATACACCAATTTTGATCTTTCAAGGTGGTCACGACTACCGCGTGCCGATAGGACAAGGACTTGGAGCTTTCCAAGCTGCTCAGTTAAAGAAAATTAAAAGTAGATTGGTTTATTTACCCGATGAAAATCACTGGGTGCTATCGGGACATAATGCCCAAGTATGGCAAAGAGAATTTTTTGGTTGGTTAAAAGAAACATTATAA
- a CDS encoding MlaD family protein, with translation MKISNETKVGILTVVAVALLFIGYSFLKGNDVFSSDNTYYTSYQAVDGLTASKPVLVNGYQIGRVSKMTLQPDGSILTQFKISSEYKVPKNTIARIASTDLLGGKAIVFDMGNSAELAKDGDMLASGIQANIMDKVEPIQKRVETITIKLDSVLTVVNSVLDDQFQKDFKESVHSISTSLKNVELITKDVEGLVGSERKRLTNIITNLDIITNTFKNNSGQITAIMSNLNTVTDKAAKLDFQQTMDKANMAMSDFQTIVDKINKGQGSIGLLINDDKLYDNLNNASQSLDHLMKDIKEKPGKYIKLSIFGKKGEE, from the coding sequence TTGAAAATATCAAACGAGACTAAAGTCGGAATTTTAACTGTAGTTGCAGTTGCATTATTGTTTATTGGGTACAGCTTTTTAAAGGGTAATGATGTATTTAGCAGTGACAATACATATTATACATCTTATCAAGCTGTCGATGGTCTGACAGCCTCTAAACCGGTGTTAGTAAATGGATATCAAATAGGACGTGTGTCGAAGATGACCTTGCAGCCTGATGGTAGTATCTTAACACAATTCAAAATCAGTTCCGAATATAAGGTACCCAAAAATACCATAGCACGAATAGCCAGTACCGATCTACTTGGAGGAAAGGCGATCGTATTTGATATGGGGAATAGTGCGGAGTTGGCCAAAGATGGTGATATGTTAGCGTCGGGTATCCAGGCAAATATCATGGATAAGGTCGAGCCGATACAGAAAAGAGTTGAAACCATCACCATAAAATTAGATTCAGTATTAACAGTTGTCAATTCTGTATTGGACGATCAGTTTCAAAAAGATTTTAAGGAAAGTGTACATAGTATTTCAACATCATTAAAAAATGTGGAACTCATTACCAAAGATGTGGAAGGACTTGTGGGCTCGGAGCGTAAAAGATTAACAAATATCATCACGAACTTAGACATCATTACCAATACCTTTAAAAATAATAGCGGTCAAATAACAGCTATTATGTCCAATTTAAATACCGTTACTGATAAAGCCGCTAAGCTTGATTTTCAACAAACAATGGATAAAGCTAATATGGCTATGAGCGATTTCCAGACGATCGTTGATAAAATCAACAAGGGACAGGGCTCAATAGGCCTATTGATCAATGACGATAAGCTTTATGATAATTTAAATAATGCATCGCAAAGTTTAGATCATCTGATGAAAGATATTAAAGAAAAACCTGGAAAATATATTAAACTTTCCATCTTTGGAAAGAAGGGTGAGGAATAA
- a CDS encoding N-acetylmuramoyl-L-alanine amidase: MKSDLNIRKRKFIFFLAPAILLFMVLTSATPPKPHPVPPQSYQIRTIVIDPGHGGRDSGAKGSRSLEKNIALEVALKLGKEIERQLPGVRVMFTRRTDEFIDLYKRIRMANAAKADIFISIHCNSAPGGSSRGTETIVSGSHRLGEQTAAIRENASLLLEENYKENYQGFDPKDPESYIIFSLMKNQYREKSIKLANLMQQEYVKSGRVSRGILEQGLAVLAEAGMPAVLTEIGFMNNRTEEAFMLSDEGQEEIVQNLVAAISAFKKSVER; the protein is encoded by the coding sequence ATGAAATCAGATTTGAATATTAGAAAGCGGAAATTTATATTTTTTTTAGCCCCGGCGATTTTATTATTTATGGTTTTGACCAGTGCTACTCCACCAAAACCACATCCTGTACCTCCACAGTCCTATCAAATTAGAACAATTGTTATTGATCCAGGCCATGGCGGACGAGATTCGGGAGCAAAGGGTTCACGTTCTTTGGAGAAAAATATTGCTTTGGAAGTGGCATTAAAACTAGGAAAAGAAATTGAGCGACAGCTACCGGGTGTACGTGTTATGTTTACTCGACGTACAGATGAGTTTATTGATTTGTATAAACGTATTCGTATGGCCAATGCTGCAAAAGCGGATATATTTATATCTATTCACTGTAACTCGGCACCAGGAGGCTCTTCTAGAGGAACAGAGACTATTGTATCGGGCTCACATCGTTTAGGCGAGCAGACTGCCGCAATTCGTGAAAATGCCTCCCTATTGTTAGAGGAAAATTATAAAGAAAATTATCAAGGATTTGACCCCAAAGATCCAGAAAGTTATATCATCTTCTCATTAATGAAAAATCAATACCGTGAGAAGAGTATCAAGTTGGCCAACTTGATGCAGCAAGAATATGTAAAATCAGGTCGTGTAAGTAGAGGAATTTTAGAACAGGGATTAGCCGTCTTAGCGGAGGCGGGTATGCCTGCAGTTTTGACAGAAATAGGTTTTATGAATAATCGTACTGAAGAGGCTTTTATGCTATCGGACGAAGGACAGGAAGAGATCGTACAAAACTTAGTCGCCGCCATTAGTGCATTCAAAAAAAGCGTCGAACGATAA
- a CDS encoding putative LPS assembly protein LptD: MKSLTHILTIFLILSLSVFSAFSQDKISVKTTSKNLKDSVSVIGTPDSIRVKRDSSLINKDSTKNKGGLQAEVSIIARDSQRTEVDKNISHLYKGAKVKYQDFELSADYIRLDRNKKQIFASGVIDHNGKYVGRPIVMTGSESPKTVDSLLYDYEKQEGNTYGIMTDVEGGFIQAKVVRKNLYDEMSLYHGLYSTCNLPEPHTHFGIFLSKGIVTKNQIIAGPSYLVLQNIPLKFIGFPFAFFPKPDKRSSGFLFPSFGEDYTRGFAMRDIGWYLAFNDYWDSEVRGSLYSKGSWEASINTRYTVNYKYNGGFNIRYASTKAGVEGTDNYGTNKDFNVTWNHTQRQEANPGTSFSANVNFGTGSYFRNTGANGTNTYNDITKNNMSSSISYGKVFADGKVNFTSSLSHRQDMSTGNVYLQLPNFSLNVSSFNPFDSKDRVDEQKWYQRINVGYSLQGTNTLNTGDSTLFTKQTLKKFTNGFQHNIPISLSLNAFKYFQFNTSVNYTERWYLQSTRQRMENTKEGYIAVLDTVQGFRRAYDYSVSTGLSTKIYGMYPKIGKIQAIRHVITPSVNINYRPDFSDAMYGFYKNYVDQYGMINRYSIFDKNVYGSPSAGKSMGIGFSVDNNIEAKIKSKSDTTDGGFKKVPLLQGLSISGNYNFVADSMKLSPLNFSGRTALFGEKINVNFNGTLDPYAIDQAGQRYNKYVINEGKLARLTNFGLSFDYSLNPKAAKNRNNNIDSLRSQIGSNMTPEQAQALSRISADPNAFVNFSIPWNLAGSFSFQYSKPGQVSTITSTVNIHGDVSLTPKWKVTFNSGFDLKAKEITLTQFNIYRDLHCWDIAIGWTPFGRYQSYNFTIRAKSSILQDLKLSKRNSSGGSYY, encoded by the coding sequence TTGAAGTCGTTAACACACATTTTAACCATATTCCTTATTCTTTCGCTAAGTGTTTTTTCAGCATTTTCGCAAGATAAAATTTCCGTAAAGACAACGTCAAAGAATCTAAAAGATTCTGTTTCGGTCATAGGAACCCCTGACTCCATTCGTGTGAAACGAGACTCCTCCCTAATAAACAAAGACAGTACCAAAAATAAAGGCGGATTACAGGCGGAAGTTAGTATTATCGCTCGTGACTCGCAGCGTACTGAAGTTGATAAAAACATAAGTCACTTGTACAAAGGGGCTAAGGTTAAATACCAAGATTTTGAACTGTCAGCAGATTATATCCGATTAGATCGAAATAAAAAGCAAATATTTGCTTCGGGCGTGATCGACCATAACGGCAAATATGTGGGTCGTCCTATTGTGATGACGGGATCCGAGAGCCCTAAGACAGTAGATTCTCTGTTATACGATTATGAAAAACAAGAGGGTAATACTTATGGAATCATGACCGATGTGGAAGGAGGATTCATTCAAGCAAAAGTAGTACGTAAAAACTTATACGATGAAATGTCGTTGTACCATGGTCTTTACAGCACCTGTAATCTACCTGAGCCCCATACACATTTTGGGATCTTCCTGAGCAAAGGAATCGTGACTAAGAATCAGATCATCGCTGGACCTTCTTACCTCGTATTGCAGAATATACCGCTAAAATTTATCGGTTTTCCATTTGCCTTTTTCCCTAAACCCGATAAAAGATCTTCCGGATTTTTATTCCCATCTTTTGGTGAAGATTACACCCGTGGTTTTGCGATGCGTGATATTGGTTGGTACTTAGCTTTCAACGATTACTGGGACAGTGAAGTACGAGGAAGTTTATATTCTAAGGGATCTTGGGAAGCATCCATCAATACGCGATATACTGTAAATTATAAATATAATGGTGGATTCAATATCCGCTATGCTTCAACAAAAGCCGGAGTAGAGGGAACGGATAATTATGGTACAAACAAAGATTTTAATGTCACGTGGAACCATACGCAACGCCAAGAAGCAAATCCAGGAACATCTTTCTCTGCTAATGTCAATTTTGGAACAGGATCTTATTTTAGAAATACGGGTGCAAACGGTACCAATACCTATAATGATATCACTAAAAACAACATGTCTTCTTCCATCAGTTATGGTAAAGTATTTGCCGATGGAAAAGTCAATTTCACGTCCAGTCTGAGTCACCGCCAAGATATGAGTACGGGTAATGTTTACTTGCAATTGCCTAATTTTAGTTTAAACGTATCTTCTTTCAATCCTTTTGATTCAAAAGACCGTGTAGATGAGCAAAAATGGTATCAGCGCATCAATGTTGGTTATAGTTTGCAAGGAACCAATACGTTGAATACAGGTGATTCAACCTTATTTACAAAACAGACTTTAAAAAAATTCACGAACGGTTTTCAACATAATATTCCGATCAGTCTATCATTAAATGCATTCAAGTATTTTCAATTTAACACAAGTGTAAATTATACTGAAAGATGGTATCTGCAAAGTACTCGTCAACGTATGGAAAATACAAAAGAGGGGTATATTGCGGTCCTTGATACAGTCCAAGGTTTCAGAAGAGCATACGATTATTCTGTATCTACTGGATTATCGACCAAAATCTATGGTATGTACCCCAAAATAGGTAAAATACAAGCCATTAGACATGTCATCACGCCATCGGTCAATATTAACTATAGACCGGATTTCTCAGACGCGATGTATGGATTTTACAAGAATTATGTCGATCAGTATGGAATGATTAATCGTTATTCCATTTTTGATAAGAATGTTTATGGCAGCCCATCTGCTGGGAAATCCATGGGAATTGGTTTCTCCGTGGATAATAATATTGAGGCAAAAATAAAGAGCAAGTCTGATACAACGGACGGCGGATTTAAAAAAGTTCCTTTACTCCAGGGATTATCCATAAGTGGGAATTATAATTTTGTCGCCGATTCGATGAAATTATCACCGCTTAACTTTTCTGGTAGAACAGCACTATTCGGCGAAAAGATAAATGTCAATTTCAATGGTACGTTAGATCCATATGCCATCGATCAAGCTGGCCAACGCTATAATAAATATGTCATAAATGAGGGTAAGCTTGCTCGTTTGACTAACTTCGGTTTATCTTTTGATTATAGTCTCAACCCTAAAGCTGCCAAAAACAGAAATAATAATATTGATTCTTTGCGTAGTCAGATCGGTAGTAACATGACACCAGAGCAGGCACAGGCACTGTCGCGTATCAGTGCTGATCCAAATGCATTTGTCAATTTTAGTATTCCGTGGAATTTAGCTGGATCATTTAGTTTCCAATATTCTAAACCAGGTCAAGTTTCAACTATTACTAGTACGGTCAATATACATGGGGATGTCAGCCTAACACCTAAGTGGAAGGTTACTTTTAATTCAGGTTTTGATTTGAAAGCAAAGGAAATCACCTTAACACAATTCAATATTTACAGGGATCTTCACTGTTGGGATATCGCGATTGGATGGACACCATTTGGAAGATATCAAAGTTACAATTTTACGATCAGGGCCAAATCTTCCATCCTACAAGATTTGAAACTTTCGAAAAGAAATAGTTCAGGAGGCAGTTATTATTAA
- a CDS encoding competence/damage-inducible protein A: MKAQIITIGDEILIGQIVDTNSAWIATQLHANNISVSQILSISDQEDAILNALSDSQNQVDLVLITGGLGPTRDDITKQTAAKYFNTQLRRDQTVLQHVTQFFESRGRPMLEINRQQADVLEGCTLLFNQYGTAPGMLIKKEDTTFVFMPGVPFEMKHLMNTQILPRLTQQENSTYLSQENIIVGGIGESYLAEKIADIESELPDSIKLAYLPTLTFVRLRLSGKGSDQEAITASTKYYAEQLIHRLGEHVIANYDTTIEEFLIQKFIEHKLTLTTTESCTGGSLAAMITAIAGCSAMYVGGTIPYSNKLKQQLLGVREETLLQYGAVSEQTVIEMAEGAKKKFETHYAISTSGIAGPGGGTIDKPVGTVWVAVAGERETITKKFQFQNDRTINIERTRQLALFMLWQLLVKEHQIGMSL; encoded by the coding sequence ATGAAAGCACAAATCATAACTATAGGAGATGAAATCTTAATTGGTCAAATTGTCGATACCAATTCAGCTTGGATAGCGACTCAACTCCATGCCAACAACATAAGTGTTTCACAAATTCTTTCGATATCGGATCAAGAGGACGCCATCTTAAATGCGTTATCCGATAGTCAAAATCAAGTAGACCTCGTGCTTATAACAGGTGGACTCGGACCAACTAGAGATGACATAACGAAACAAACTGCAGCAAAATATTTTAATACACAATTGCGACGTGATCAAACTGTGCTCCAGCATGTAACTCAATTTTTTGAATCGCGAGGCAGACCCATGTTGGAGATAAACAGGCAACAGGCAGATGTTTTGGAGGGATGCACACTTTTATTTAATCAGTATGGTACAGCGCCAGGAATGCTCATAAAAAAGGAAGACACGACCTTTGTCTTTATGCCGGGTGTTCCTTTTGAAATGAAGCATTTAATGAATACCCAAATATTACCGCGACTTACTCAACAAGAAAATAGCACCTATCTTTCGCAGGAAAACATAATTGTTGGTGGAATCGGTGAGTCCTACCTTGCAGAGAAAATTGCCGATATAGAATCGGAGCTTCCCGATTCTATAAAATTGGCTTACTTGCCAACATTGACATTTGTGAGACTTCGTCTTTCGGGCAAAGGATCGGATCAAGAAGCAATAACAGCCAGTACCAAATATTATGCTGAACAGCTCATCCACAGACTTGGAGAGCATGTTATTGCGAACTATGATACGACTATAGAGGAATTTCTAATCCAAAAATTCATTGAACACAAATTAACATTGACAACTACTGAAAGTTGCACAGGGGGCAGCTTGGCAGCTATGATCACGGCTATTGCCGGTTGTAGCGCGATGTATGTGGGCGGTACTATACCTTATTCGAACAAATTAAAACAACAGCTCTTGGGTGTTAGGGAAGAAACGTTGCTTCAATACGGTGCTGTGAGTGAACAGACTGTAATAGAAATGGCAGAAGGTGCCAAAAAGAAATTTGAAACCCATTATGCCATATCTACAAGTGGTATTGCTGGTCCAGGTGGTGGTACCATAGACAAACCTGTAGGTACCGTATGGGTAGCTGTGGCAGGTGAAAGGGAAACCATAACGAAGAAGTTTCAATTTCAAAATGACAGAACAATTAATATTGAACGAACACGACAATTGGCACTTTTCATGCTTTGGCAACTTTTAGTCAAAGAACATCAGATAGGCATGAGTTTGTAA